TCCCGTAGCGTAAAATTGACCGTCAATCTTGGATAATAATATTTGGTCGTCACCTACAGCTATTTGCTGCATTTGACCGTCTTGTAGTTCATCGACTTTGGCTACAGCTATTTCTTTCATATACTTATACTTTTAGTGCTGACTATATTTAGACAAAAGTTATCAGTTAATAACTGAATTTATTCAAAACGCTTAAAATATTTAATAGCGATCGCAACTTTAACTTAACATTTATTAACATTTATTTTCCAATAAATTAAATCTTGTTTGTATCTGACAATAGTATTAGATCGATTTCAAAATTTATGCTTATATCTGCATTTGATGCTTTAGTAGTCAGAATGCTGTCTTCGATCATCTATCAAAGGTTGTATATTGTCTCAAAGGCTTATAGCTATTTCAACCGTCTGATAATCTCAAACTGAAATGACGTTGTTTTATAGCCACCAGATAGTTAATTTTTACGTAAGACTCAACGAAACCATAAAAGTGCAAAAATAAATAATATACAGTAAATTGCATCTATCTAAACTACTATGGTCGATCTCCCACACCTAAGCGGTAGCGACATCCGCGACAAGTTCTTAAAATTCTACGAGTCCAGACAGCATAAAATATTGCCTAGCGCATCTTTAATACCCGAAGATCCGACGGTAATGCTTACTATTGCGGGAATGCTACCATTTAAACCAATATTTTTAGGACAGCGCAGAGCATCCTCTCCCCGCGCTACTACATCCCAAAAGTGTATTCGTACCAATGATATTGAGAATGTAGGACGTACCGCCAGACATCATACTTTCTTTGAGATGCTGGGTAACTTTAGCTTTGGCGATTATTTTAAAGGACAGGCGATCGCTTGGGCGTGGGAACTTTCTACTCAGGTTTATCAGCTACCAGCAGAGAGAATTATTCCTAGCGTTTATCACGATGATGACGAGGCTTTTGATATTTGGCGCGACAACATAAATATCCCCGAACATCGTATTCAGCGTCTGGGAAAGGAAGACAACTTTTGGGAATCTGGCATTACTGGTCCTTGTGGTCCTTGTTCGGAGTTATATTATGATTTTCATCCAGAATTAGGCGATGAGAATATCGATCTAGAAGATGACAGCAGATTTATCGAGTTTTATAACCTGGTATTTATGCAATATAATCGCGATGCAGAAGGAAATTTGACACCTTTAGCCAACAAAAATATTGATACGGGTTTGGGTTTAGAGAGGATGGCACAAATCCTCCAGCAAGTACCAAATAATTATGAAACTGATTTAATTCTGCCCATTGTTAATACTGCTGCTGAGATTGCAGCCATCGACTATACTCAAGCCGATGAGCAAACTAAAACTTCCCTCAAGGTAATTGGCGATCATGTTCGGGCAGTAGTTCATATGATTGCTGACGGGGTTACTGCTTCTAATGTCGGTAGAGGTTATATTCTACGTCGTCTAATTCGTCGAGTGATTCGTCATGGCAAATTGATTGGTATTGAAGGGAATTTTATTAACCAAGTTGCCGAAAGTGCGATCGCTTTATCTGAATCAGCTTATCCTAACGTTAGAGAAAGAGAAGACTACATTAAAGGTCAGCTTCAAAGGGAAGAATCCCAATTCCTCAAGACATTAGAGAGAGGAGAAAAAATACTAGCAGATATTATTGCTGAGGCAGCTAATTTATCGGCAAGTCAGATATCGGGCAAAGATGCTTTTGAACTCTATGACACCTACGGTTTTCCTTTAGAATTAACCCAGGAGATCGCTGAAGAACAGGGATTAACGATCGATCTTGGAGGTTTTGAACGAGAAATGGAGTCGCAAAAAACTCGTTCCAAAGATTCCCATGAGGCGATCGATTTGATGACTCAAAACGCTTTGGGCGAAATAGTCAAAGACAGTAATGAAACT
This DNA window, taken from Pleurocapsa sp. FMAR1, encodes the following:
- the alaS gene encoding alanine--tRNA ligase, whose product is MVDLPHLSGSDIRDKFLKFYESRQHKILPSASLIPEDPTVMLTIAGMLPFKPIFLGQRRASSPRATTSQKCIRTNDIENVGRTARHHTFFEMLGNFSFGDYFKGQAIAWAWELSTQVYQLPAERIIPSVYHDDDEAFDIWRDNINIPEHRIQRLGKEDNFWESGITGPCGPCSELYYDFHPELGDENIDLEDDSRFIEFYNLVFMQYNRDAEGNLTPLANKNIDTGLGLERMAQILQQVPNNYETDLILPIVNTAAEIAAIDYTQADEQTKTSLKVIGDHVRAVVHMIADGVTASNVGRGYILRRLIRRVIRHGKLIGIEGNFINQVAESAIALSESAYPNVREREDYIKGQLQREESQFLKTLERGEKILADIIAEAANLSASQISGKDAFELYDTYGFPLELTQEIAEEQGLTIDLGGFEREMESQKTRSKDSHEAIDLMTQNALGEIVKDSNETSFLGYSQLAVQSQIMGIVVNSNDPGRGSSRTALTQNAPTATAGDTVQIILDQTPFYGESGGQIGDRGYLSVGANGHSPLQIRIEDVQKDGNVFIHKGKVERGTVNLGDVVNSTIDRACRRRVQANHTATHLLQAALKKIVDDSVSQAGSLVSFDRLRFDFNSPRALTPEDVQQVEDLVNTWISEAHEADINVMPIDEAKAKGATAMFGEKYGDEVRVIDFPGVSMELCGGTHVTNTAEIGVFKIISETGIASGVRRIEAVAGAAILDYLNVREKVVKELSDRFKVKPEEIGDRVLSLQTELKTTQKELEAAKQELALAKSDSLLSQAETVGEYKVLVANMGEMDAKSLQSAAERLQQKLGESAVVVASIPSEDKVSLVAAFSQQVIQAKQLQAGKFIGEIAKICAGGGGGRPNLAQAGGRDASKIDEALDTAKQQLIAKLS